A genomic segment from Aspergillus puulaauensis MK2 DNA, chromosome 1, nearly complete sequence encodes:
- a CDS encoding uncharacterized protein (COG:S;~EggNog:ENOG410Q2YT), whose translation MDQGITVFHKDETLQQKQKEAAVSKKPKRGPLDINEQFALIKVCEKRAKYKEIPEISSSKFWIEIEVALEREIGRRYSHYSCRRRINEFIAQRAVIRDAIKNGSKPPFTLIDPEIISMLDTWKEMDEFKEQLEKEKALSQLVGPERTEVPQNNKLQRVADWVKSLPDPEPQPLVTPPSTNSSQTPVKQDEASALWARYRKIEDYRAIARSNHLRTLNNDLVSSRQLLSNIKEQLNSSLHDQRTTPQTPTGVKRAREDDDTPPDRAAPRPRTQLTDPESMAKPILKQSPGNSHTLSRPERNPVQNQIETVFGKFWDSMLPYFKERAMNDGLCITKSETIMHDLFKEVGVAMTRAFIKLEQTTRTPPHNPLP comes from the coding sequence ATGGACCAGGGAATTACCGTTTTCCACAAGGACGAGACCCtccagcagaagcaaaaggaGGCTGCCGTCAGCAAGAAGCCGAAGCGAGGACCCCTCGACATCAACGAGCAGTTCGCCCTAATCAAGGTCTGCGAAAAACGAGCAAAATACAAGGAAATCCCGGAGATCAGCTCGTCGAAGTTTTGGATCGAAATTGAAGTTGCTCTGGAACGGGAAATCGGTCGCCGCTATTCACACTACTCCTGCCGCCGACGCATCAATGAGTTCATCGCACAACGTGCAGTAATTCGGGATGCCATCAAGAACGGATCAAAACCCCCATTTACACTCATAGATCCTGAAATCATTTCGATGTTAGATACCTGGAAAGAAATGGACGAATTCAAGGAGCAACtagaaaaagagaaggcACTAAGCCAGCTGGTTGGCCCTGAACGTACCGAAGTCCCCCAGAACAACAAACTCCAACGAGTCGCCGACTGGGTGAAAAGCCTTCCAGACCCGGAGCCTCAACCTTTAGTCACTCCCCCTTCCACCAATTCCTCTCAAACGCCAGTCAAGCAAGATGAAGCCTCCGCTCTCTGGGCTCGGTATCGAAAGATCGAAGATTACCGGGCCATTGCACGGTCCAACCATCTCCGGACCTTGAACAATGATCTAGTTAGCAGCCGGCAGCTGCTGTCAAATATTAAAGAACAATTAAACTCAAGTCTTCACGATCAGCGAACAACACCACAGACACCAACAGGTGTTAAGAGGGCCCGTGAAGATGACGATACGCCCCCAGATCGAGCAGCACCACGCCCGAGGACGCAGTTGACCGATCCAGAGTCAATGGCCAAGCCAATATTGAAACAGAGCCCGGGTAACTCCCATACCCTTTCTCGCCCCGAGAGGAACCCAGTCCAAAACCAGATTGAGACTGTATTCGGCAAATTCTGGGACAGCATGTTACCGTACTTCAAGGAACGAGCCATGAACGACGGCTTGTGCATCACAAAATCCGAGACTATTATGCACGACCTATTCAAAGAAGTCGGGGTTGCCATGACTCGGGCATTTATAAAACTCGAACAAACCACACGAACCCCACCTCACAACCCTCTTCCCTGA
- a CDS encoding C2H2 type zinc finger domain protein (COG:S;~EggNog:ENOG410PRMF;~InterPro:IPR036236,IPR013087,IPR007219;~PFAM:PF00096,PF04082;~TransMembrane:1 (o615-635i);~go_function: GO:0003677 - DNA binding [Evidence IEA];~go_function: GO:0008270 - zinc ion binding [Evidence IEA];~go_process: GO:0006351 - transcription, DNA-templated [Evidence IEA]): MPQSTASPGAKPLICRVCDKGFSKAEHLRRHERCHTGSKPFVCKECRRPFARQDALTRHEKLHTRAAVTKQAQAQAQQPLQAPQVTSLDALPWEPPRAPADGVVSAPGQAWDTSDAHEESGLQGMASDLDFALIWPDSENLFQSIMSSDTSDQWQIPLGSLPIPPVVQDVSGVSFGSPNSFDDRASSIGTIPSGGSHQAVRDVSDMVTSSSSSVTAAIKATSVTSVFLDECLHMFFVRFIPTFPILHRATFVFRDCTHALLLNAMALGSLYLGPKDSVAKGEALWRLAHTAVSTSWQSLITHRGPYDACNGVQLLLTALLGQIYGALSKSRAIRTTSQVFRPLGFFWARHCGMLDSEAFSMEEIPFPSSPSSEKDHKWRTWAAREIQQRALLAYYVLDGLVAQMSGDGASTRHVANPLTLPSSEAAFDANSADEWLTHMRTQKTEQPSFRLIFRSLFPPSSSFRPLDYQLSAFSLRVILEGLQSLISDSDEYDLAAVGVPGRSDVRRALAQVHETITMSIHLSASERLEVLLRWHTLCLDTMINSTVLCRHVCSRYDIPQQVSGGSRTLRTSFDMLNWVNTEDARRALLHAIAIQDIIEQLPRGRAHVIHMPSSLFAAATVYVVFALTGIANIHLPRTIVWQDALLSHADLNLGCENARPSTGSETSRFVTEGKTDSPPGVAAVRNLLYEMNSMQKLFRCLISQWGIAHDMEEIVNQWIILCH, from the exons ATGCCACAATCAACCGCATCTCCAGGGGCCAAGCCTCTGATCTGTCGTGTATGTGACAAGGGATTCTCCAAAGCTGAGCATTTAAGG AGACATGAACGTTGCC ATACTGGATCAAAACCTTTCGTTTGCAAAGAATGTCGTCGCCCATTTGCACGCCAAGATGCGCTGACCCGCCATGAGAAACTGCATACCCGCGCCGCTGTCACCaaacaagctcaagctcaagCACAGCAACCCCTGCAGGCACCCCAAGTTACTTCCTTGGATGCCCTTCCTTGGGAGCCTCCCAGGGCCCCAGCAGACGGCGTAGTGTCAGCACCAGGTCAAGCATGGGACACATCAGATGCGCACGAGGAATCGGGCCTGCAGGGTATGGCTTCGGACCTTGATTTTGCCCTAATATGGCCCGACTCGGAGAATTTGTTCCAGAGCATCATGTCATCAGACACCTCAGATCAATGGCAGATACCTCTTGGATCCCTTCCGATACCCCCCGTAGTCCAAGATGTCAGCGGTGTTAGTTTTGGCTCCCCCAACTCCTTCGATGATAGGGCCTCATCGATAGGTACTATCCCCTCGGGCGGCAGCCATCAGGCGGTGCGCGATGTTTCTGATATGGTGACAAGCTCG TCTTCCAGCGTGACTGCTGCGATTAAGGCGACCTCCGTTACATCTGTATTTCTGGATGAGTGCCTGCACATGTTCTTCGTCCGGTTCATTCCTACGTTTCCGATCCTTCACCGGGCCACTTTTGTTTTCCGGGATTGCACCCATGCGCTGCTTTTGAACGCCATGGCTCTGGGGTCTCTGTATCTCGGCCCTAAGGACTCCGTTGCAAAG GGTGAAGCATTATGGCGGTTAGCACATACAGCTGTCTCTACTTCG TGGCAATCTTTGATTACACATCGTGGACCATATGATGCCTGCAATGGCGTGCAACTTCTTCTAACTGCACTGTTGGGGCAGATATACGGGGCTCTATCCAAG AGCCGTGCTATTCGCACAACTAGTCAAGTTTTCCGGCCTCTTGGCTTTTTTTGGGCTCGACATTGCGGTATGCTAGATAGTGAAGCCTTCTCTATGGAGGAGATCCCTTTTCCTAGCTCACCCAGCTCCGAAAAAGATCACAAATGGCGAACATGGGCTGCTCGGGAGATCCAGCAACGTGCCCTGCTCGCATACTATGTTCTTGATGGGCTAGTTGCACAGATGTCCGGCGACGGAGCGTCCACTCGTCACGTCGCTAACCCCCTTACTCTACCCAGCAGTGAGGCGGCTTTTGATGCCAACAGTGCCGACGAGTGGTTAACCCACATGCGCACCCAGAAAACAGAACAGCCCTCCTTCCGACTCATATTCCGctccctcttcccacccagcagcagctttAGACCTCTTGATTACCAACTATCTGCCTTCTCCCTCCGAGTGATCCTCGAAGGCCTACAATCCCTCATCTCCGATTCAGACGAATACGATCTCGCCGCCGTAGGCGTACCAGGCCGCTCAGACGTCCGACGAGCACTCGCCCAAGTCCACGAAACAATCACAATGAGCATCCACCTCTCCGCTTCGGAACGCCTCGAAGTCCTCCTCCGCTGGCACACCCTATGCCTCGACACAATGATCAACTCCACCGTCCTCTGTCGCCACGTCTGCTCCCGGTACGACATCCCGCAGCAAGTATCCGGCGGCTCGCGAACCCTCCGCACAAGCTTCGACATGCTCAACTGGGTCAATACCGAAGACGCCCGCCGCGCCTTACTCCACGCCATCGCAATCCAAGACATAATCGAACAACTGCCCCGAGGCCGCGCACACGTCATCCACATGCCCAGCTCGCTCTTCGCCGCGGCAACAGTCTACGTTGTATTCGCCCTCACCGGTATAGCCAACATCCATCTCCCGCGTACAATCGTCTGGCAGGACGCGTTGCTCTCGCACGCAGACCTGAATCTAGGCTGCGAGAATGCGCGGCCGTCTACGGGTTCTGAAACCAGTCGGTTCGTTACAGAGGGGAAGACGGATTCTCCTCCTGGTGTTGCGGCTGTTCGGAATCTGCTGTATGAGATGAACTCGATGCAGAAGTTGTTCCGGTGCTTGATTTCGCAGTGGGGGATTGCGCATGATATGGAGGAGATTGTCAACCAGTGGATTATTTTGTGTCATTAG
- a CDS encoding putative MFS transporter (COG:G;~EggNog:ENOG410PHMC;~InterPro:IPR020846,IPR011701,IPR036259;~PFAM:PF07690;~TransMembrane:12 (i82-103o115-135i147-166o178-198i205-229o235-254i303-322o342-363i384-404o416-440i447-469o475-498i);~go_function: GO:0022857 - transmembrane transporter activity [Evidence IEA];~go_process: GO:0055085 - transmembrane transport [Evidence IEA]), with protein MEMQPANTAENPQQVPKKDLDLVESSEAGKPSTYADIVASGLSAAHRDFLLERHGTLELDPMPSMDPADPYNWPSWKKIANLILVAFHACMGTFAAAGIIPAYETISEMFGVSLTRASYLTSLQIAILGGAPLFWKPLSNRYGRRPVFLFSLICSLVCNVGCAKSPDYASLAACRALQAFFISPASAIGSGVVMETFFKQDRAKYMGVWTLLLTLGIPCGPFIFGFVTYRAGYVWIYWVLAIINGGQFILYLFFGPETRYVGSNEDPKEPAWKREYLKVRRIDPTPIHWTEFIKPLGLCARPCVMIPAAAYSMVFLLSNVLATVEVPHLLQAKFELNAEQLGLQFLGPIIGSLIGEQLGGRMSDLWMNTRAKRANQKPEPEFRLWLSYFGYACSIVGNIVFLVFTEQSKQGKWNVVPIVGIAIGAAGNQLVTTVLITYAVDCHPDDASAVGVFITFVRQIWGFLGPFWFPGMFENVGIAASAGVCVALMVGVSVLPTIGIQWKGRSLRPASE; from the exons ATGGAAATGCAGCCCGCTAACACTGCTGAGAACCCTCAGCAAGTGCCAAAGAAAGATCTTGATCTGGTAGAGAGCAGCGAGGCTGGTAAGCCTTCGACATATGCCGACATAGTTGCCTCTGGCCTCTCAGCGGCCCATCGTGATTTTTTGTTGGAGCGCCATGGGACACTGGAGCTGGACCCCATGCCTAGCATGGACCCCGCGGATCCTTACAACTGGCCATCTTGGAAG AAAATCGCAAATCTTATTCTAGTGGCGTTCCACGCTTGCATGGGGAcgtttgctgctgctggtatcATCCCTGCTTATGAAACGATCTCTGAAATGTTCGGCGTCTCCCTCACTCGAGCGAGCTATTTGACTTCCCTTCAAATTGCTATTCTCGGTGGTGCGCCTTTATTCTGGAAGCCCCTTTCAAATCGATATGGCCGGCGGCCggtttttctcttttctttgatCTGCAGTTTGGTGTGCAATGTCGGGTGTGCAAAATCCCCTGATTATGCCTCACTTGCGGCGTGCAGAGCTTTGCAAGCATTCTTCATCTCGCCAGCATCAG CCATCGGGAGTGGTGTAGTGATGGAGACATTTTTCAAGCAGGATCGAGCCAAGTACATGGGTGTCTGGACACTGCTACTTACCCTTGGAATTCCTTGCGGACCGTTCATTTTCGGTTTCGTTACCTACCGTGCCGGTTACGTATGGATCTATTGGGTCCTAGCGATC ATCAACGGAGGCCAGTTTATTTTGTACCTCTTTTTCGGACCCGAAACACGCTATGTCGGCAGCAATGAAGACCCTAAGGAGCCTGCGTGGAAGAGAGAGTATCTCAAGGTCCGACGGATTGATCCGACCCCTATTCACTGGACCGAGTTCATCAAGCCGCTGGGACTATGCGCCCGTCCATGCGTTATGATACCCGCCGCGGCGTATTCCATGGTTTTCCTTCTCAGCAATGTTCTGGCCACTGTTGAGGTACCGCATTTGTTGCAAGCGAAGTTCGAACTCAATGCAGAGCAACTAGGCCTGCAATTCTTGGGCCCGATTATTGGTTCCCTCATCGGTGAACAGCTAGGCGGACGCATGTCTGATCTTTGGATGAATACGCGTGCGAAACGGGCAAATCAgaaaccagagccagaattCCGTCTTTGGCTCAGCTACTTCGGCTATGCCTGCTCCATCGTTGGTAATATTGTCTTCCTTGTTTTCACTGAGCAGTCCAAGCAAGGGAAGTGGAACGTGGTCCCAATCGTCGGTATTGCCATCGGAGCTGCCGGTAACCAACTGGTAACAACCGTTCTCATCACGTATGCGGTAGACTGCCACCCAGACGATGCTTCGGCCGTCGGTGTGTTTATCACGTTCGTCCGTCAGATCTGGGGTTTTCTCGGTCCGTTTTG GTTTCCGGGGATGTTTGAGAATGTCGGTATTGCAGCAAGTGCCGGTGTATGTGTCGCGCTCATGGTTGGGGTCAGTGTTCTGCCGACAATTGGAATTCAGTGGAAAGGACGTTCTCTTCGCCCAGCATCGGAGTAA